A window of the Dyadobacter pollutisoli genome harbors these coding sequences:
- a CDS encoding M20/M25/M40 family metallo-hydrolase, with product MKKISLIFALVFAFYFNPGFSQSKDPVVENIVKEATENSQLEKLAHELMDVIGPRLVGSPQMQQAHEWAVGKYKGWNITAKNEKWGEWRGWERGVSHIDMVAPRVKSLEGMQLAWSPGTAGKTVTADVIILADVADSVAFQKWLPSVKGKFVMISMNQPTGRPDYNWQEFATKESFEKMKKERDAQTEAWTNRLKKTGYTTRTLPLALEKAGAAGVVMSYWSKGFGANKIFGAYTKTVPTVDISLEDYGLLYRLSESGHTPKISVRADAKETGVSQTFNTIGEIKGTEKPNEYVILSAHFDSWDGGSGATDNGTGTIVMMEAMRILKKVYPNPKRTILVGHWGSEEQGLNGSRAFVEDHPEIIQNIQAVFNQDNGTGRVVNLSGQGFLNSYEYLSRWLTKVPDTIKTPIESKFPGAPGAGGSDFASFVAAGAPAFSLSSLNWSYGSYTWHTNRDTYDKIVFDDVRSNAILAAIMAYQASEDPAKTSREKSILPVNAKGEPGAWPVQRKPTRRGGLD from the coding sequence ATGAAAAAAATCTCCTTGATTTTTGCCCTCGTCTTTGCATTCTATTTCAACCCGGGATTCTCTCAGAGTAAAGATCCCGTCGTTGAAAATATCGTCAAAGAAGCTACGGAAAATTCACAACTGGAAAAATTGGCGCATGAACTGATGGATGTGATCGGTCCGCGGCTCGTAGGCTCCCCGCAAATGCAGCAGGCACATGAATGGGCCGTGGGCAAATACAAAGGATGGAATATTACTGCCAAAAATGAAAAGTGGGGTGAATGGCGCGGGTGGGAGCGTGGTGTTTCGCACATTGATATGGTAGCGCCACGAGTGAAATCCCTCGAAGGAATGCAGCTCGCGTGGAGTCCGGGAACCGCTGGAAAAACAGTTACCGCCGACGTAATTATCCTTGCTGATGTAGCCGATTCGGTTGCTTTCCAAAAATGGCTGCCGTCGGTAAAAGGCAAATTTGTGATGATCAGCATGAATCAGCCGACTGGTCGCCCGGATTATAACTGGCAGGAATTTGCGACGAAGGAGTCTTTTGAAAAAATGAAAAAAGAGCGCGACGCCCAAACCGAAGCCTGGACAAATCGTCTGAAAAAGACCGGCTACACTACACGCACATTGCCTCTCGCACTGGAAAAAGCAGGTGCCGCTGGTGTGGTGATGTCTTATTGGTCAAAAGGCTTTGGTGCAAATAAAATTTTCGGCGCATATACCAAAACCGTTCCTACGGTTGACATTTCACTGGAAGACTATGGATTGCTCTATCGTCTTTCCGAGTCAGGACATACGCCTAAGATCAGTGTAAGGGCGGACGCGAAGGAAACAGGCGTGAGCCAGACATTCAACACTATAGGTGAAATAAAAGGTACTGAAAAACCCAATGAATACGTGATCCTCTCAGCGCATTTCGATTCCTGGGACGGTGGTAGTGGGGCGACAGACAATGGCACTGGAACGATCGTGATGATGGAAGCAATGCGGATTTTGAAAAAAGTATATCCTAATCCAAAACGGACGATTTTGGTAGGACATTGGGGTAGCGAGGAGCAGGGACTGAATGGTTCGCGCGCTTTTGTGGAAGATCATCCGGAAATTATTCAGAACATTCAGGCGGTTTTCAATCAGGATAATGGTACCGGTCGGGTCGTGAACCTGTCGGGTCAGGGATTCCTTAATTCATACGAGTACCTGAGCCGCTGGCTGACGAAAGTGCCTGATACTATCAAAACGCCGATTGAATCCAAATTCCCCGGCGCACCTGGCGCAGGTGGTTCTGATTTTGCGTCATTTGTCGCTGCGGGCGCTCCTGCTTTTTCATTGAGTTCGCTTAACTGGTCGTACGGTTCCTATACCTGGCATACCAACCGCGATACGTATGATAAGATTGTTTTCGACGACGTTCGCAGCAATGCGATACTGGCGGCTATCATGGCATATCAGGCCAGCGAAGATCCAGCCAAAACGTCCCGCGAGAAGAGTATCCTGCCGGTGAATGCCAAGGGCGAACCTGGTGCCTGGCCAGTGCAAAGGAAGCCAACCCGCAGAGGAGGCCTGGATTAA
- a CDS encoding leucyl aminopeptidase family protein, with amino-acid sequence MQILQRQEADENILIIRSFEQGAEPENQTMFKAEKGELWWYSSKELWLGLGKSPKLPAIIKIFRSLFFKRKDRWPEEIILDARGKETEWVCSAINGIILGGYNLQLYKTEPKAFSAFFEEGKLWILSDAYGIADNIAAAQKTALVQCRVMDLMNAPGNYKTPSTLAQWAKDSGDANGYKVTVFEKEKLQELGMHALLAVSKGSDEPPVMIVTEYTPQHYRKTIALVGKGVTFDTGGISIKASANMHLMKSDMGGAAAVLGTIELAAQLRLPVRLIAVIPSTENCVDGSSMKPGDVIGSYSGKTIEVIDTDAEGRLILADGLSYAVKEFRPDVIIDLATLTGSVIQTLGYEAAGLFTPNDALANELSKAGEQTGERLWRLPVWDEYKEEISSDIADVKNYHGKPLAGAIVAAKFLEAFTGEHQAWAHLDIAGTAFGDTEFAPGRAGTAYGIRLLLAYLTAPEQS; translated from the coding sequence ATGCAGATTTTACAAAGACAAGAAGCAGACGAGAATATTTTGATCATACGGTCATTTGAACAAGGCGCTGAGCCTGAGAATCAGACGATGTTTAAGGCGGAAAAAGGGGAGTTGTGGTGGTATTCTTCGAAGGAGCTGTGGCTGGGGCTTGGAAAATCACCCAAGCTTCCTGCTATCATTAAGATTTTTCGCTCATTGTTTTTTAAAAGAAAAGACCGCTGGCCGGAGGAAATCATACTCGATGCAAGAGGAAAGGAGACAGAATGGGTATGTAGTGCAATCAATGGGATCATTTTGGGTGGGTACAACCTGCAACTCTATAAAACGGAGCCGAAAGCATTCAGTGCTTTTTTTGAAGAAGGAAAATTATGGATTTTGTCGGACGCGTACGGGATCGCAGATAACATCGCAGCTGCACAGAAAACAGCATTGGTACAATGTCGCGTCATGGATCTTATGAATGCGCCCGGCAATTATAAAACGCCCTCTACACTGGCACAATGGGCAAAAGACTCCGGTGACGCGAATGGGTATAAGGTTACTGTTTTTGAAAAAGAAAAATTACAGGAACTGGGTATGCACGCCTTGCTGGCGGTGAGCAAAGGCAGCGACGAGCCACCTGTGATGATCGTGACGGAATACACGCCGCAACATTATAGAAAAACCATCGCATTGGTAGGTAAGGGCGTTACCTTCGATACCGGCGGGATTTCGATTAAAGCCTCTGCCAATATGCATCTGATGAAAAGCGATATGGGGGGCGCGGCTGCGGTATTGGGTACGATTGAATTGGCTGCACAGCTAAGGCTGCCCGTGAGGCTGATTGCAGTCATCCCTTCCACTGAAAATTGTGTGGACGGCTCATCGATGAAGCCGGGTGACGTGATCGGCTCCTATTCCGGTAAAACCATTGAAGTAATCGATACCGATGCCGAGGGAAGACTTATCCTGGCAGACGGACTGAGCTATGCCGTGAAGGAGTTTCGGCCGGATGTGATCATTGATCTGGCTACATTGACGGGAAGCGTGATCCAGACCCTCGGCTATGAAGCGGCTGGCCTTTTTACGCCTAATGATGCGCTGGCCAATGAACTGTCCAAAGCGGGGGAGCAGACGGGCGAGCGCTTATGGAGGTTACCGGTCTGGGACGAGTATAAAGAGGAAATTTCCTCGGACATTGCCGACGTCAAAAACTATCACGGGAAACCATTGGCGGGTGCCATCGTAGCGGCTAAGTTCCTCGAAGCATTCACCGGCGAGCATCAGGCATGGGCGCATCTGGACATTGCGGGAACGGCTTTTGGAGATACCGAATTTGCCCCTGGGCGCGCGGGAACGGCATATGGCATTCGCTTGCTACTAGCCTACCTGACTGCTCCTGAGCAAAGCTAA
- a CDS encoding ATPase: protein MAQTLTFLCISTYFKGNDFLKACKEAGNKVFLITAKKLEDKPWAREAVDEFFYVQEGEDGTYNMKEIINGLAYVMRSRPIDRVVALDDFDVEKAAHIREYFRIPGMGQTTGRYFRDKLAMRTKAAESGILVPGFSSLFNDEDINQFIEKYPGPWMIKPRSEASATGIKKMHDAEELWKTIHELGDKRHAYLVEQFKPGDVYHVDSISYNGRVIFSWNSKYLAPPFDVAHGGGIFRSVTVPFDSSEEHALQTLAVDLLKAFGLKHSASHTEVIRCHDDGKYYFLETSSRVGGANLSEMVEASSGINLWKEWAKMETAEAKGQNYKLPPVRKDFSGIIISLARQEWPDLSVFNDPEIVWQMDEPYHVGLVVRSKSREKVIELLDKYAAIIQKDYHASAPAPDRPSH from the coding sequence ATGGCCCAAACTCTAACTTTTCTTTGCATATCGACATATTTCAAGGGTAATGATTTTTTGAAAGCCTGTAAAGAGGCCGGGAATAAGGTTTTTTTGATCACCGCAAAAAAGCTGGAAGACAAGCCGTGGGCCAGGGAAGCTGTGGACGAGTTTTTTTACGTGCAAGAGGGTGAGGACGGAACCTACAATATGAAGGAAATTATCAATGGGCTCGCCTATGTAATGCGCAGCAGGCCCATTGACCGCGTAGTGGCGCTGGATGATTTTGATGTGGAAAAAGCCGCCCATATCCGTGAATATTTCAGGATTCCGGGCATGGGGCAAACCACTGGCAGGTACTTTCGCGACAAGCTGGCGATGCGGACCAAAGCTGCCGAGTCGGGGATACTGGTTCCGGGGTTTTCGTCGCTGTTCAATGATGAGGACATTAATCAATTTATAGAAAAATATCCGGGGCCGTGGATGATCAAACCGCGTTCGGAAGCTTCTGCGACAGGCATTAAGAAAATGCATGACGCCGAGGAATTATGGAAAACCATTCATGAGCTGGGAGATAAGCGGCATGCTTATCTTGTTGAGCAATTCAAGCCCGGCGACGTTTACCACGTCGATTCTATTTCATACAATGGCCGGGTGATATTCTCCTGGAACAGCAAATACCTCGCGCCTCCGTTTGATGTGGCGCACGGCGGCGGGATTTTCCGGTCGGTAACAGTTCCTTTTGATTCTTCGGAAGAACACGCGCTGCAAACGCTGGCTGTGGATCTTTTGAAAGCTTTCGGGCTGAAACACAGTGCTTCTCACACGGAAGTAATCCGTTGCCATGACGATGGTAAGTATTATTTTCTTGAAACCTCTTCCCGCGTAGGCGGGGCGAACCTTTCAGAGATGGTAGAGGCTTCGTCGGGTATTAATCTTTGGAAAGAATGGGCGAAAATGGAAACGGCGGAGGCGAAAGGGCAAAATTATAAACTGCCACCTGTGCGGAAAGATTTTTCGGGCATTATCATTTCGCTGGCACGTCAGGAGTGGCCTGATCTGTCGGTTTTTAATGATCCCGAAATTGTGTGGCAAATGGATGAGCCTTATCATGTGGGTCTCGTAGTACGGTCGAAGTCGCGCGAAAAGGTGATTGAGCTACTGGACAAATATGCTGCCATCATCCAAAAAGACTACCACGCCTCGGCGCCCGCGCCGGACAGACCTTCTCATTGA
- a CDS encoding PDDEXK nuclease domain-containing protein — MSEKLQGSQLFVSVKRLIEESKSQIAVSVNAGMSFLYWQIGKAINSEVLQDRRAEYGKQIVCALSQQLEVQYGGSFSEKNLRRMMQFATSFPEEKIVVSLIRQLSWTHILAVIPIEDPLKRDFYIQMCIHESWSVKTFRERIQSMLYERTAISKKPEETIVNDLALLKTEQKLNPDLVFRDPYFLDFLGLKDMYSEKDLETSIIVELQRFITEMGNDFAFMARQKRITIDNRDYYIDLLFYHRRLKCLVVVDLKIGEFEAAFKGQMELYLRFLERYEMIQGENPPIGLILCTGKSQEHIELMQLDKSNIRVADYLTALPSQKDLQEKLHKAVEIARHKLEHQTQS; from the coding sequence ATGAGTGAAAAACTACAAGGTTCACAGCTGTTCGTCTCTGTAAAAAGGCTAATCGAAGAAAGTAAATCACAAATTGCAGTTTCAGTCAACGCCGGTATGAGCTTCCTATATTGGCAAATAGGGAAAGCGATTAACAGTGAAGTTTTACAGGATAGGCGTGCGGAGTATGGAAAGCAGATTGTTTGTGCGTTGTCTCAACAATTAGAGGTACAATATGGCGGCTCTTTTTCGGAAAAGAACCTGAGAAGGATGATGCAGTTTGCTACGTCATTTCCGGAAGAGAAGATTGTCGTATCGCTGATACGACAATTGAGCTGGACACATATTCTTGCAGTAATTCCCATTGAGGATCCTTTAAAGAGGGATTTTTACATTCAAATGTGCATTCACGAAAGTTGGAGCGTAAAGACTTTTCGTGAACGAATCCAATCAATGCTCTATGAACGAACTGCGATAAGCAAGAAGCCAGAAGAAACGATTGTTAATGACCTTGCCCTATTAAAAACTGAGCAGAAGCTCAACCCTGATTTAGTCTTCCGGGATCCATACTTTCTCGATTTTTTGGGATTGAAAGATATGTATTCGGAGAAAGATCTCGAAACTTCCATTATCGTAGAGTTGCAGCGGTTTATTACTGAAATGGGCAACGATTTTGCTTTTATGGCAAGGCAAAAGCGCATCACCATCGATAACCGCGATTACTACATTGATTTGCTTTTTTATCACCGTAGGTTAAAATGCCTTGTCGTAGTAGACCTAAAAATTGGAGAATTTGAAGCAGCATTCAAAGGTCAAATGGAACTGTATCTTCGGTTTTTGGAAAGATACGAAATGATACAAGGAGAAAACCCGCCGATAGGATTGATACTTTGTACCGGTAAAAGTCAGGAACACATCGAATTGATGCAGCTGGATAAAAGTAATATCAGAGTTGCGGACTATTTGACAGCGCTACCGTCACAAAAAGATTTACAGGAGAAACTTCACAAGGCCGTAGAGATAGCCCGCCATAAATTAGAACATCAGACTCAGTCTTGA
- a CDS encoding nuclear transport factor 2 family protein — protein MKRTLLLAAFLLLGNMLAFAQSADEKAVAAAIEKLRVAMLDANEAELLKLTAPALSYGHSNGLLEDQKEFIRALTSGESNFTKIDLSEQTISISGDVAMVRHKLMGDTHNKGKDPAAVRLGVFMVLQKVKGNWVLLGRQAFKLL, from the coding sequence ATGAAAAGAACACTTTTATTAGCCGCATTTCTTTTATTGGGTAATATGCTGGCTTTTGCTCAAAGCGCAGATGAAAAGGCAGTAGCGGCCGCAATAGAGAAGTTGCGCGTCGCCATGTTGGATGCCAATGAAGCAGAACTTTTGAAATTGACGGCACCCGCATTGTCTTACGGCCATTCTAATGGGCTTTTGGAGGACCAAAAAGAATTCATCCGTGCACTCACCAGCGGAGAATCCAATTTTACTAAGATTGATCTGAGCGAACAAACGATATCTATTTCCGGGGATGTAGCGATGGTGCGGCACAAGCTGATGGGAGATACGCATAACAAAGGCAAAGACCCCGCCGCAGTAAGGCTTGGTGTTTTCATGGTCTTGCAAAAAGTAAAAGGCAACTGGGTGCTTCTAGGCCGTCAGGCATTCAAGTTGTTGTAA
- a CDS encoding MFS transporter, with protein sequence MENKMTGYRWRIVALLFCATTINYLDRQVLGLLKPSLEADFGWTESDFSHIVMAFQTAYAISLIGFGAIIDRIGTKIGYVISVVVWSIAAMLHALATGTVSFGFMRALLGLGEAGNFPVAIKATAEWFPKKERALATGIFNSGANIGAVVAPIMVPWILGSYGWQEAFLITGALGFVWLIFWFRYYEVPAKQARANQAEFDYIHSDNEPDTSKESPVKWLDLFKVRQTWAFVFGKMLTDPIWWFFLYWLPSYFAEAFKLNLSKPSPELVLVYTATTIGSIGGGYLSGYFIKKGWPIFRARKTSMLIFAFLVTPIMLAQYTTNIWQAVILISLAAAAHQAWSANIFTTASDMFPKKAVSSVVGIGGMAGSVGGILFPLLVGIILDNYKAAGNIGGGYNIIFVICGFAYLIAWGVMHFFAPRMERVDI encoded by the coding sequence ATGGAAAACAAAATGACAGGATACCGCTGGCGCATTGTGGCCCTGCTGTTCTGTGCGACGACCATCAATTACCTTGACCGCCAGGTGCTCGGACTCTTAAAACCCAGCCTTGAAGCAGATTTTGGATGGACAGAATCCGATTTCAGCCACATTGTAATGGCATTTCAAACTGCATATGCCATATCGCTGATTGGTTTCGGGGCTATCATTGATAGGATCGGCACTAAGATTGGCTACGTCATTTCCGTTGTCGTATGGAGTATTGCTGCCATGCTGCACGCCCTTGCAACCGGCACCGTAAGTTTTGGTTTTATGCGCGCGTTACTCGGGCTTGGCGAAGCGGGGAACTTCCCCGTCGCAATCAAGGCGACAGCTGAATGGTTTCCTAAAAAGGAACGGGCGCTGGCGACAGGGATTTTCAATTCCGGTGCTAATATTGGTGCGGTGGTAGCGCCTATCATGGTACCCTGGATACTTGGCTCGTATGGTTGGCAGGAAGCGTTTCTGATCACCGGTGCGTTGGGCTTTGTATGGTTGATATTCTGGTTCAGGTACTATGAAGTCCCTGCGAAACAGGCCCGCGCAAACCAAGCAGAATTCGACTATATTCACAGTGATAATGAGCCGGATACCAGCAAGGAATCGCCCGTCAAATGGCTGGATCTGTTTAAAGTGCGACAAACCTGGGCATTTGTATTCGGTAAAATGCTTACCGACCCGATCTGGTGGTTTTTCCTTTACTGGCTTCCCTCCTACTTTGCCGAAGCTTTCAAACTCAATCTTTCCAAACCCAGCCCCGAACTGGTCCTCGTCTACACCGCTACCACGATAGGAAGTATCGGAGGCGGCTATCTTTCGGGTTATTTTATCAAAAAGGGTTGGCCCATCTTTCGGGCAAGAAAAACTTCCATGCTCATTTTCGCCTTTCTGGTAACACCTATCATGCTCGCTCAATACACTACCAATATCTGGCAGGCTGTTATCCTGATCAGTCTGGCGGCCGCGGCGCATCAGGCTTGGAGTGCAAACATCTTTACGACGGCCTCAGACATGTTTCCGAAGAAGGCTGTGAGCTCCGTAGTGGGCATTGGCGGCATGGCGGGATCAGTAGGAGGCATCCTTTTCCCGCTTTTAGTAGGGATTATCCTCGACAATTACAAAGCAGCGGGTAACATCGGTGGCGGTTACAACATCATCTTCGTCATTTGCGGATTTGCGTACCTCATTGCCTGGGGTGTGATGCATTTCTTTGCACCAAGAATGGAGAGAGTTGATATCTAG
- a CDS encoding tagaturonate reductase, with the protein MGNLFRENLRQLRSQPSVTVPDDSIFHLPEKVLQFGTGAFLRGLADYFIDKANRQGVFNGRIVIVKSTEDGDLKAFERQDNLYTICTRGIENGVSKEENIISSAISRVLSAKTQWSLVLDLAKNPAVSIVISNTTEIGIQLVQDDIYQWPPVSFPGKLLAFLYARYVAFGGNPDFGVVIIPTELITDNGKKLESIVLELAHRNGLEGAFIDWLEQSNFFCNSLVDRIVPGKPEETILKGLEEELGYRDELLITTEHYHLWAIEGDENIRKKLPFYGIDAGLVIEPDIELYRELKLRLLNGAHTLGGGLAHLCGFKTVVEAMANPLFSTYLANLMETEIAPAIPYPVAPGTALNFSRQVIERFQNPHIQHKWLNITQNYSAKILSRVMPTFVNYEKLRDSVPDYMAFGFAAYIYYMKATRKDGDNFYGIFNGDPYLIQDQKAAYFYQKWQVSSLPEMVVVILKDQSIWGKDLSKSEVLSQNVVSYLESIKQNGALETLKSFLEKVEYARTDQFQL; encoded by the coding sequence ATGGGCAATCTTTTTCGAGAAAATCTGCGTCAGTTAAGAAGCCAGCCGTCGGTCACTGTTCCGGATGACTCCATTTTTCATTTACCAGAAAAAGTACTGCAATTCGGAACGGGGGCCTTCCTGCGTGGGCTTGCTGATTATTTCATTGATAAGGCCAACAGGCAAGGTGTTTTCAATGGCAGGATCGTGATCGTAAAGTCCACAGAAGACGGTGACCTGAAAGCGTTTGAGCGGCAGGACAATCTGTACACGATTTGCACCCGAGGAATTGAAAACGGTGTTAGTAAGGAAGAAAACATTATTTCCTCCGCAATCAGCAGGGTTTTATCAGCCAAGACACAATGGTCGCTTGTGCTGGACCTGGCTAAAAATCCGGCTGTCAGTATCGTTATTTCAAATACCACCGAAATCGGCATTCAGCTCGTTCAGGATGACATTTACCAATGGCCGCCTGTGTCATTTCCTGGCAAACTATTGGCATTTCTGTATGCTAGATATGTAGCATTCGGAGGCAATCCTGATTTTGGCGTGGTGATCATTCCCACTGAGCTAATCACTGATAACGGCAAAAAACTGGAATCGATCGTGCTGGAATTAGCCCATAGGAATGGTCTGGAAGGGGCATTTATCGACTGGCTCGAACAAAGTAACTTTTTCTGCAACTCCCTGGTGGATCGCATTGTACCGGGTAAGCCCGAGGAGACCATACTGAAAGGCCTGGAAGAAGAGCTCGGCTATCGCGACGAACTGCTCATTACGACGGAACATTATCATCTGTGGGCGATCGAGGGCGACGAAAACATACGAAAAAAACTGCCTTTCTATGGTATTGATGCTGGTTTAGTCATCGAACCGGACATTGAGCTATACCGGGAGTTGAAACTTCGCCTGCTCAATGGTGCGCATACGCTCGGCGGCGGACTGGCACATTTGTGTGGTTTTAAGACGGTAGTCGAAGCGATGGCGAACCCATTGTTTTCGACTTACCTGGCTAACTTAATGGAAACAGAAATCGCCCCGGCAATACCTTACCCGGTAGCTCCCGGCACGGCGTTGAATTTCAGTCGTCAAGTCATTGAGCGATTCCAAAACCCCCACATTCAGCACAAATGGTTGAACATTACCCAAAACTATTCAGCCAAAATACTTTCCAGGGTGATGCCAACTTTCGTAAACTACGAGAAGCTTCGTGACTCCGTTCCCGATTATATGGCATTCGGATTTGCAGCTTATATCTATTATATGAAGGCCACGAGAAAGGATGGTGATAATTTCTATGGCATATTCAATGGTGATCCATATCTGATCCAGGATCAAAAAGCAGCCTATTTTTATCAGAAATGGCAGGTATCCTCACTACCCGAAATGGTAGTCGTTATTTTAAAAGATCAGTCTATCTGGGGAAAAGATTTGTCCAAATCAGAGGTACTTTCACAAAATGTCGTCTCCTACCTTGAATCCATTAAACAGAACGGCGCCCTGGAAACGCTCAAATCATTTCTGGAAAAAGTGGAATACGCCCGAACAGATCAATTTCAATTATAA
- a CDS encoding glycoside hydrolase family 88 protein — translation MYKLLKRFPILLFLTAIIAVSNVLAQDIPLSRQMADSFITRHKDSILVGKNTITRWDYEQGLMLKAIEKVWCRTGEGKYFEYIRKDIDQYVQADGSIRTYKFDEFNIDNIPPGRALLTLYQQSQPDKEKYKKAADLLWKQLEQQPRTKEGGYWHKKRYPYQMWLDGLFMGEPFAAEYSALFNHPDHFEDIAKQFALIEKYAVDEKTGLVYHAYDESREQKWADPKTGRSPNFWSRAIGWYAVALVDVLDYFPKDHPRRADLIKYLQRLAPVLARYQDKDSGVWYQMIDQGTRKGNYLEASASCMFVYALAKGSRLGYIPESFAENAKKGYQGILKNFVEKEADGLLSLNKTVSVGGLGGTPYRDGSYEYYLSEPIRKNDLKGVGPFIFASVEMEIANETAVGKDKTVGLDYHFNHEFRKGANGENERFHYTWEDRQHSGFWLWGNTIRELGAKTVSVPAPTAASLKGIDIYIIVDPDTKKETSVPNFIGPDDIASIEKWVKAGGVLVLMANDTSNCEIPHFNQLAKVFGIQFSNKSRNMVQGTQFEQGKLLIPADNKSIFKTASKIYIKELSPLILTPPAKSVLTDQGDVILGISKYGKGLVFAVGDPWLYNEYVDGRRIDTSFENFEASKDLAGWLLKQVVKK, via the coding sequence ATGTATAAACTTTTAAAACGATTCCCGATTCTGCTTTTCCTGACAGCCATCATAGCTGTCTCCAATGTTTTGGCGCAGGACATTCCGCTATCCAGGCAAATGGCCGACTCTTTCATTACAAGGCATAAGGATTCAATCCTGGTAGGGAAAAACACCATTACCCGCTGGGACTACGAGCAAGGACTGATGCTCAAAGCCATTGAGAAAGTATGGTGCCGCACAGGTGAAGGAAAGTATTTCGAATATATCCGCAAAGACATTGACCAGTATGTACAGGCGGATGGCAGTATACGGACTTATAAATTCGACGAGTTCAACATTGATAATATCCCTCCCGGCAGAGCTTTGCTGACCTTATACCAGCAATCCCAGCCCGATAAGGAAAAGTACAAAAAGGCCGCCGACCTGCTTTGGAAGCAACTGGAACAACAGCCGCGGACGAAAGAAGGCGGTTATTGGCACAAAAAACGGTATCCTTACCAAATGTGGCTGGATGGCCTGTTCATGGGCGAACCATTCGCCGCGGAATACAGCGCGCTGTTCAACCATCCCGATCATTTTGAGGACATTGCGAAGCAATTTGCATTGATCGAAAAATATGCGGTAGACGAAAAAACAGGGCTGGTATACCACGCTTACGACGAAAGTCGTGAGCAAAAATGGGCAGATCCTAAGACCGGCAGATCACCTAATTTCTGGTCGAGAGCGATTGGGTGGTATGCCGTAGCCTTGGTGGATGTACTCGATTATTTCCCAAAAGATCATCCAAGACGCGCCGATCTGATCAAATACCTGCAAAGACTTGCGCCGGTTTTGGCCAGATATCAGGACAAAGATTCCGGGGTATGGTACCAAATGATTGATCAGGGAACGCGAAAAGGCAATTATTTGGAAGCCTCAGCCTCGTGTATGTTCGTATACGCACTCGCAAAAGGCTCGCGGCTGGGCTACATTCCTGAATCCTTTGCTGAAAATGCAAAAAAAGGTTATCAAGGTATTCTCAAAAATTTCGTTGAAAAAGAAGCAGATGGATTGCTAAGCCTCAATAAAACGGTGAGCGTAGGTGGCCTGGGTGGCACACCTTATCGCGACGGCAGCTACGAATATTACCTCAGCGAGCCGATCCGGAAAAATGATTTGAAAGGAGTTGGCCCATTCATTTTCGCCAGTGTGGAAATGGAGATCGCGAATGAAACGGCGGTTGGGAAAGACAAAACAGTCGGCCTGGACTATCATTTCAATCATGAGTTCAGGAAAGGCGCTAATGGAGAAAATGAGCGGTTTCATTATACCTGGGAAGACAGGCAGCATTCAGGCTTCTGGCTCTGGGGGAACACCATTCGCGAGCTGGGCGCCAAAACCGTTTCCGTTCCAGCTCCTACCGCAGCCAGTTTGAAAGGCATTGACATTTACATTATTGTCGATCCTGATACCAAAAAAGAAACATCTGTGCCCAATTTCATAGGTCCAGATGACATTGCATCCATTGAAAAGTGGGTCAAGGCAGGCGGCGTGCTGGTACTCATGGCCAATGATACTTCGAACTGTGAAATCCCTCATTTCAATCAGCTGGCTAAGGTTTTCGGGATCCAGTTCAGTAATAAAAGCCGGAATATGGTGCAGGGAACACAATTTGAACAAGGCAAATTATTGATTCCAGCCGATAACAAATCGATCTTCAAAACAGCCAGCAAAATTTACATTAAAGAGCTATCGCCGCTGATCCTGACACCACCTGCCAAGTCGGTATTAACGGACCAGGGTGACGTCATTTTGGGTATTTCCAAATACGGAAAAGGCCTTGTATTCGCTGTGGGAGATCCGTGGCTGTACAATGAATATGTTGATGGCCGGAGGATTGACACCAGCTTTGAAAACTTTGAAGCAAGTAAAGATCTGGCTGGCTGGCTACTGAAACAGGTTGTTAAAAAGTAA
- a CDS encoding cupin domain-containing protein — protein sequence MESIKGKQFISDSDIPWEDLGGGLKRKIMAYDDSLMMVKVAFEKGGVGVLHSHFHTQMSYIESGEFEITISGKKGILKKGDAYYIPPDAIHGALCLEPGTLVDIFNPMREDFVNK from the coding sequence ATGGAAAGCATAAAAGGGAAGCAGTTTATTTCAGATTCAGACATTCCGTGGGAAGATTTGGGCGGTGGATTGAAAAGAAAAATCATGGCTTATGATGACAGTTTAATGATGGTCAAAGTAGCTTTTGAAAAAGGCGGAGTTGGCGTACTGCACAGCCATTTTCATACGCAAATGAGTTACATCGAAAGTGGTGAGTTTGAAATAACCATATCGGGCAAAAAAGGTATTCTGAAAAAAGGAGACGCCTACTACATCCCACCCGACGCCATTCACGGTGCATTATGCCTCGAACCAGGCACGCTGGTCGATATTTTCAATCCGATGCGGGAAGATTTTGTGAATAAATAG